TCGGCGGCAGACGGCGAAGATCTCGGCCGGGTCGGGCAGCCGGCCCTTGCCGGTGTCGACGCCGGTGAGCCGGCCCACGGCCGGCTCGATGACGACCGCGCCGCGCCGCCGCAGCGTGGCGACGTTCTCCCGGGTGGCGGGGTGCTCCCACATCTCGGTGTGCATGGCGGGCGCGAACACCACCGGGCAGCGGGCGGTCAGCAGGGTGTTGGTCAGCAGGTCGTCGGCCAGGCCGTGGGCGGCCTTCGCCAGCAGGTCCGCGGTGGCCGGGGCGACCACCACCAGGTCCGCCCGCTGCCCGATCCGCACGTGCGGGACCTCGTGCACCCGCTCCCAGGTCTCGGTCGCCGCCGGCCGCCCGGACAGCGCCGCCCAGGTCGCCTCCCCGACGAAGTGCAGCGCCGCCGCGGTCGGCACCACCGTCACCTCGTGCCCGGACTCGCTGAACCTCCGCAGCAGCTCACAGGCCTTGTAGGCGGCGATCCCGCCGCTCACGCCGAGGACCACACGGGACGCGTTCATGACGGTCGGCTCTCCTTGCTGCGACGCTGCGACGGGCTCGCGCCCACCTTACGGCCCCTCAGCGCGCGGCTGCGACGTGTCACCGCGCACACCCCCGCACACCCCCGCGGCCCGACGACCCGGCGACCCGACGTCCCGGCGACCCCGGGAACGGCGGAGGGCCCGCCCGACGCGCGGTGGCGTCGGACGGGCCCTCCGGGGAGCGCGGGGCTCAGGCGCCCTCGATCGCCTCGGCGGTGAGCAGGCCGGCGTTGATCTCGCGCAGCGCGATCGACAGCGGCTTCTCGTGCACGTGGGTGTCGACCAGCGGGCCGACGTACTCCAGCAGGCCCTCGCCCAGCTGGGAGTAGTACGCGTTGATCTGGCGGGCCCGCTTGGCCGCGTAGATCACCAGGCTGTACTTGGAGTCGGTGGCCTCGAGCAGCTCGTCGATCGGCGGGTTGATGATGCCCTCGGGCGCGGTCATCGAAGAGGACACGCTGAACCTTCCGAAGTGGTTTTGTCAGACCGGCTGGGTGCAGCCGATCCGGTCAGGCTACACCGAGCAAGGCTAGCAGTTCGGCCGCTACCTGCTCGACGGAGGTGTTGACAAGGGTCGTGTCGAACTCCGCCTCGGCCGCCAGCTCGACCTTCGCCACCGCGAGCCGCTCGTCGATCACGTCCTTCGGCTCGGTGCCCCGGCCGGTGAGCCGGCGGACCAGCTCCTCCCAGCTCGGCGGGGCCAGGAAGACCAGCTGCGCCTCGGGCATCGACTCCTTGACCTGCCGGGCGCCCTGGAGGTCGATCTCCAGCAGCACCGGCTCGCCCTTGTCGAGCTTGTCGAGCACCGCCTGGCGCGGCGTCCCGTACCGGTTCCCGGCGAAGACCGCCCACTCCAGCAGCTCGCCGTTGGCCACCAGCTTGTCGAACTGCTCGTGGTCGACGAAGTGGTACTGCACGCCGTCGCGCTCACCGGGGCGCGGGTGCCGGGTCGTCGCCGACACCGACAGCCAGACCTCGGGGAACTGCTTCCTCATATGAGCGACGACCGTGCTCTTGCCGACCCCGGAGGGGCCGGAGAGCACGGTCAGCCGCGGACGCTCACTCATGCACCGATTATCCCGGATCGCGGAGGTTCCGCCGACACCGGCCTCCGGTCAGGAGGCGGCGCCGCCGAACTCGCGCTCCAGGGAAGCGATCTGGTTCGTACCGAGGCCGCGCACGCGACGGCTCTCGGAGATGCCCAGGCGCTCCATGATCTGCTTGGCGCGCACCTTGCCGACGCCCGGCAGGGACTCCAGCAGGGCGGAGACCTTCATCTTGCCGATGACCTCGTCGTCGGACTTGCCGGCCTTGATGACGTCGTGCAGCGAGGCGCCCGAGTGCTTCAGCCGGTTCTTGACGTCGGCACGCTTCCGGCGAGCCTCGGCGGCCTTGGCGAGCGCGGCGGTGCGCTGTTCGGGAGTAAGGGGCGGAAGAGCCACGCCGTTCACCTCAGGTGTGGATGGAAGGGATGAGCCATGACTTGGTGGTGCCCGGACGCCACAGGCTCTGACCTGCGGAGGTGGCCGTGACCACCGCCAACTGGCGTCCTACCGCCGGACACTACCCAACTTGGGCCGCCGCGTCAGGAAAAGAACACGAAAAGTCCAGGTCAGCAGGGGCCGACCTGGGAGTTTTCCGGTCAAATCAACCGAGTTGGCGGCCGATTGCCCAGGCGTTTGTGACGCCCCTCACATCGTCGACGAACACCTGCGCGGCCTGCCGGAGCGCCGCCACCGACGGTCCGTGCCTGAGCACGTCCCGGCTGACCGAGGGCACCACGTTGCGCACCTGGTCGCCGAAGACCCGCGGCAGGTCGGCCGCGGTGGCGCCCTGCGCGCCCACCCCGGGGGCCAGCAGCGGGCCGTTGATCGCCAGGTCCACCCCGGCGTCCGCGAGGGTCGCGCCGACCACCGCGCCGAACGACCCGAGCGGCTCGGCGCCCGCGTTCTCCGCCGCCAGCCGGTCCAGCACCGCCTGCGCCACGCTCCGCCCGTCCGCGCCGACCGCGCGCTGCACCTCGTGCCCCTCCGGGTTGGAGGTCAGCGCCAGCGCGAATAGGCCGCAGCCGTTGGCGTGCGCCAGGTCCACGGCCGGCTGGAGCGAGCCGAAGCCCAGGTAGGGGCTGACGGTGAGCGCGTCGGAGAACAGCGGGCTGTCCGGCGCCAGGAAGGTCTCGGCGTACGCGGCCATGGTCGAGCCGATGTCGCCGCGCTTGGCGTCCATCAGCACCAGCGCCCCGGCCGCCCGGGCCTCGGCCACCGCGCGCTCCAGCACGGCGATGCCGCGGCTGCCGAAGCGCTCGAAGAACGCGGACTGCGGCTTGAGCACCGCGACCCGGTCGGCCAGCGCCTCGACCACCGTGCGGGAGAAGGTCTCCAGCCCGGCCAGGTCGTCGTTCAGGCCCCAGGCGGTGAGCAGCGAGGCGTGCGGGTCGATGCCGACGCAGAGCTGGCCCCGGGTGTCGAGGGCGGCGCGCAGGCGGGTGCCGAAGGGCGTGGTGTCAGTCATCGCGGTCTCTCGTCGTCGTGGTCGTGGTGGTGCTGCCGGCGGGGCGGGCCTCAGCGGTTGCCCCGGCCGACCGCCTCGCCGATGGTGGCGTACCCGGCGGCGCGCAGCCGGGCCGACAGGCCCTTGTGCACCTTGCGCATCCAGAACGGGCCCTGGTAGATGAACGCGGAGTAGCCCTGGACCAGGTCGGCG
This is a stretch of genomic DNA from Kitasatospora fiedleri. It encodes these proteins:
- the rpoZ gene encoding DNA-directed RNA polymerase subunit omega, with protein sequence MSSSMTAPEGIINPPIDELLEATDSKYSLVIYAAKRARQINAYYSQLGEGLLEYVGPLVDTHVHEKPLSIALREINAGLLTAEAIEGA
- the gmk gene encoding guanylate kinase, with product MSERPRLTVLSGPSGVGKSTVVAHMRKQFPEVWLSVSATTRHPRPGERDGVQYHFVDHEQFDKLVANGELLEWAVFAGNRYGTPRQAVLDKLDKGEPVLLEIDLQGARQVKESMPEAQLVFLAPPSWEELVRRLTGRGTEPKDVIDERLAVAKVELAAEAEFDTTLVNTSVEQVAAELLALLGVA
- the mihF gene encoding integration host factor, actinobacterial type; the protein is MALPPLTPEQRTAALAKAAEARRKRADVKNRLKHSGASLHDVIKAGKSDDEVIGKMKVSALLESLPGVGKVRAKQIMERLGISESRRVRGLGTNQIASLEREFGGAAS
- the pyrF gene encoding orotidine-5'-phosphate decarboxylase, whose amino-acid sequence is MTDTTPFGTRLRAALDTRGQLCVGIDPHASLLTAWGLNDDLAGLETFSRTVVEALADRVAVLKPQSAFFERFGSRGIAVLERAVAEARAAGALVLMDAKRGDIGSTMAAYAETFLAPDSPLFSDALTVSPYLGFGSLQPAVDLAHANGCGLFALALTSNPEGHEVQRAVGADGRSVAQAVLDRLAAENAGAEPLGSFGAVVGATLADAGVDLAINGPLLAPGVGAQGATAADLPRVFGDQVRNVVPSVSRDVLRHGPSVAALRQAAQVFVDDVRGVTNAWAIGRQLG